The Littorina saxatilis isolate snail1 linkage group LG1, US_GU_Lsax_2.0, whole genome shotgun sequence nucleotide sequence cacacacacacacacacacacacacacacacacacacacacacacacacacacacatacacacatgtgaaACACGCATTCACGTACAGACACACGGCACCGGTCTCTTTAACGTACAACTAAACTTCATCATTCGGTaagaaaaagcaacaaaaaaaacgtTCCTTAAAATCGATAAGTCAAATGAACGGCCACATGCGGTGTATATTCATGCATTGCAGCAGGTAGTGCCTGGATAGAGAAGACAGATGGTGTATGTCGGTTCCGTGTGAACGCATATCAAATAACAGAACCCAGTTAATTAGTGTTTAACCACAGGGCTATAAAACATGGGACAACGTGCAAATAAACGGTGACGTCACAGATAACCagtgcagagagacagagagagagagagagagagagagagagagagagagagagagtttgctGTACTATAACAATGCGTGCCTTTTCTATTTTTCCTTCGAGTTGTGTAGAGGCTGATAATACGAAATGTGAATGACATGAGCAAACAATGTCAACACGTGGAGTATCACACATATCGAACGGTTTGTTGTGCCATTTTTGGGAAGAACAGCTTCTGTCATTATGGTGCGCTGGGTAAAAATCATGACTTACAAAATTCTAACCTGGTACAAGTGTCACCCCACTCTCATTAATACGCTATTTTATCTTACTTCGTTTGTTCAAAGATATCACGGAAATGTTGCTCAACATGGGACAATGATGAAGAGTAAAACGTATACATACGTATTATCAACGAAAACTAGCTGCGTGAAATATATAATGTTGTTATTTAGTTCTCGGCATGAACACAGCAAGGCGTGACAGAGCGAACCCTCGCGACTTGCGACAAGTGTGGCATGCTCATAAAAGTTGTTGGAGAGCGAGTGATTTATTACTCTGGTATTAAATACAGACAGTAAAGCTGGGTATACCAGCGCATTTCTTTACACTGCAAAAGTACAGACCTGTGAGGCGATACCGCCGTGTACACTCCCACGCTTAGATCTTTACTGCAGCTCAAGTTTACAAGGCAATAGTGACCATCTCGGAACACACACATTGTTGGATCGCGAATGATGTATATCTTTGATATTAAACGCAAACAGTGCAGCCTTGTCAATTAGCTCTTTATAAACTATTACGAACTATTAGTGTTTCTTCATTTCGGACATTAAGTACGATAGTTATCGCCAAGGTACACAATTGTTGGACCGAGAGCTATATTTATATCTGTGGTATAAAACAAAGATTATGTAGCCGTCAGGTTTGCATTAGCGTGCTTCTTTCCTGCAATCCAAGTGTGTTGGACAATAGTTGCCATGTCAATGACTAGTTTGCATATGTACTAACAGACGAGcaactttgagagagagagagagagagagagagagagagagagagagagagagagagagagagagagagagagagagagagagagagagagagagagagagagagagaggtctgaagtctgaagtctgaatgttttaatgagtaggccttgggcccttttcataagagagagagagagagagagagagagagagagagagagtgtgtgtgtgtgtgtgtgtgtgtttgtgcgtctgtgtgtatgtctgtgtgtctctctgtgtttctgcgtctgtgtctgtctgtgcgcgctTGCAATGTACCAGAAAAAAGTCGCCTTAATCTTAATTTACCCACACATTTTAGTATTTCAAATGTGCACCGACATTTTCATATTTAGTCGTTCAGGTAACATGACATATGTCGCTGAACTCATTATATTGCACTTTTGTTTGCAATTAACTGTGTTTGCTCTTGCCACATATCATGTACGTACCAGCTGTCCACAGTGACAAATGGTTTTGCTAATGTTGGATCAACAGTGAAGGCAATTAAGGTGAGCAATGAGAATGAATGTCACCGGACACCTGAAAGGAGCAACGAgttggagggaagggggggggggggggggggtgatggctCTGGGCAAATTATGTGTAAAACTTTCCCCGCCTTGGTTCTCCAAAGGCCTTCCGTAATTGAGCCcaaagttgactttgcgaagACTCTGCGAAGTCTTATTTgtttaatcttcttcttcttcttctttgttcatgggcttagactcccacgttcactcatgtttttagcacgagtggatttttttgTACGTGTTTagaccgtttttacccagccattcaggcagcatacgctgatttcgggggaggcatgctgggaaCTCACGAATACAAATcaagaaacagaaacaaacgATAACAATCAGAACGATTTTTTGTGGTCAAATTTTGAATAATCAGACTGGATATAAACTGACAGATGCTTTGTGTACATCAGGTGCTATTCACAGAGATCAACGAAGGAGGGGGAAGGCAAGGCAACGCTTACGGTGTCAAGGAATATTTTGCTATGCTTTGTGTGCAGGATTTCTTCACATCAACGAAGAGGTTGGCAAGTCAACGCTCgaagtgttcgtgtgtgttctAACAGACATTGGCCATGGTGACGGAATGTGTTGCTATGCTTTGTGTGCAGGTGTTCTAACAGACATTGGCCATGGTGACGGAATGTGTTGCTATGCTTTGTGTGCAGGATTTCTTCACATCAACGAAGAGGTTGGCAAGTCAACGCTCgaagtgttcgtgtgtgttttaaCAGACATTGGCCATGGTGACGGAATGTGTTGCTATGCTTTGTGTGCAGGTGTTCTAACAGACATTGGCCATGGTGACGGAATGTGTTGCTATGCTTTGTGTGCAGGTGTTCTTTACAGACATCAACGAAGAGGTTGGCAAGGCAACGCTTAAAGTATTGGTGTGTGTTCTAACATATACTGACAATGTTAACGGAATGTGTTGCTATGCATTGTGTGCAGGTGTTCTTCACAGACATCAACGAAGAGGTTGGCAAGACAACGCTGACAGAGTTCCAGCAGACGTATGGTCAGAACAACGTCAGGTTCTTCAAGGCTGACGTCACCTCCACAGCACAGATGAAAGGTAGCTAGCTTACGTATATGCTCTTAccactttgtttatttgttagtgTGCTTGCTATTTCATGTTCCCGAGCATTTACTATGGTTTTTGCGTTTTTGGAACGATATTGGTGTAACTGGACAGCGAAACGTGAATTCACATTGATTGAGTGAAGCAAATTGcttacaaacaaatattcactatACCCGATGATGAACAGATACATGTCAGTCATTCTGTCACCCAGACATACAGTCAAAAGGctggtcagtcagtcagtcaatgtgAATATCAGTAAAGTTAGATAATGAATATTTGTTTCCCTCACCCCGGTTTCAAgcattatttgtttgcttgttgttttgtttcttaaATACCTCTGACTTTGAAAACACATTGACCGATTCTATCATTAACTACGAGTTCAGCACTGTGAATAGAAAAGCTACGAATACAATTCTTCTTTGCAAAACAACCGCACGTCGATCCATGAGAaattccacccccccccccccctctctcctctccatTCTCCTCTTAGTCTTATTCTAACAAAATGAGTTTTCCAGCAACCGTTGGATCGTTCAATTAATCCAACTGACTGGCGGGAACACAACCCCTGTTGCTCATTATCTACCTGTGACCGAACGGAAACCTCGTTAGCAAAGTCTCTTTCTGACAGTTGAAGTTGCTGACCAGTGTAGTTTGTTTTCCCCCTTgcatttttcatttattttcaagCGTGACCGATGAAAGGTCCATGTGCTCTTGTGTGTTGAGCTGGTTCAGTAAACGAAAGCTCAAAGAGACAAACATAAGGAGGTTTGAACTTTTCGTGAAACAGTCTAGTTGGTGCTGTAGAATATTGGTGCTGAAAATATTGTTTCCACGTAATTACAataacgaaagagagagagagagagagagagagagagagagagagagagagagagagagagagagagacagagacagagacagagacagagacagagacagagatacatacAGAAGGgttatggaaagagagagagagagagagagagagagagagagagagagagagagagagagagagagagagagggagagagagagagagggagagagagaaactgaaactgaaactgaaactgaactttattaccaaaggatagaggttttaggcaaagcctaatcttacaacctgtccctagagagagagagagagagagagagagagagggggagggagagtagagagagagagaaaggacagacagacatagagagagagagagtagagagagtgagagagagagacaaaaagacagacagacagacagacagaagggttatggaaagagagggagaggagagagagagagagagagagagagagagagagagagagagagagagagagacagacagacagacagacagacagacagacagacagacagacagacagacagacataggggttatggaaagagagggagagtagataaagagacagagacagaggtagcatgtgcctgcgtgcgtgcgtgtgggtgtacTTGTTTATCAATCTGTGTGTGTAGGTCTGTGTGCGTATTCCTGGTGCATATGTACCTGTACATCTACTTTCACGTCCGCGTATGCATACAGTGTGTATATCTTGACATGGCTCTTGATATCAACGCATATTGACATaaagtgttgttgtttatttgacAGAGTCATTCGACATGGCCAAGTCGTGGCTGGGAGGACTGCACGTGGTCGTCAACAATGCCGGCATCGGAGGCGAGGGGGATGATATGTGGGAGAAGCTGATCGACATCAACCTGGTAAGATAAGCATCGAAACCTTAAATAAATTTAGTTGAACAATTGTGTTATTAAACACACAATGTACAATGTATACAATGTACAACGACGTACAATGTATACTTGTTTGCGTGCGCCGGTGCGTccgtgtaatgtgtgtgtgtgtgtgtgtgtgtgtgtgtgtgtgtgtgtgtgtgtatgtctggatgTCGAAATGTCTGCCTTTACGTCGGTGTCACTCTGCATAAAACAATTGTTTAAATCAATTAAAGTTAACATTTTGCTAACTGCTGATTTCTTGGTAGCAGCTTCCAGAGATAAATCATCCTGAGTTTGTTTGTGCCTGTTGCACATCTCGTTCTTTCACTTTAATTTTAAAATATTTCGTTTttgttaactcattgtctcccacaCATATGGCTTTATCTGACCAGGTGCGGATATATcggctcagactgttagcttcagtcgcttcctgtaacgtcgatctaacgcctgcattccagcgtgttgatacacagttctacacagttactactatTCTGaatgacctgctgcagcacagctgatcTCAGCTAAAAAATAACTTGGTCAACATtcgtggggtagaaagtgttaagtggACAGAAAGCATCCAGAGTGTAGATTTCTTTTCATGTGGACATCTTCCATGTACAAGATAAGGCATAAATTATCTCTGATGTTTTACCTGATCGAAAAAAATAATGAccaaatttaaacaaaaaagattaaaaTTCCTTTTGAAATTGTTGTTACTTTGgtgggtattttttttttatatatagaAAGGACCCATACGATGCTCAAGACTTGCCGTGGATTATATGAGAAGAGATaaaggaggagagggaggagtgaTTGTCAACATCGCTTCTACCGGaggtaattgtgtgtgtgtgtgtgtgtgtgtgtgtggtgcgtgcgtgcgtgcgtgcgtgcgtgtgtgtgtgtaggggtgcgggtgtgtgtgtgtgtgtgtgtgtatgggatgtgtgtgtgtgtgggtgggtggatgtgtgcgaaggtgtggatgtgtgtgtgtgtgtgtgtgtgtgtgtgtgtgtgtgtgtgtgtgtgtgtgtgtgtgtgtgtgtgtgtgtgtgttagacggATGATGCATACGGGCTTTTGGTTGCTTGTttctgcgtttgtgtgtgcgcttaCCGGGTACATTACTTTCCGCATGTCTCATTGTGTGTTGGATCCGGTGCGTTGGTGTTCGATCTTCCTCCGCATAACTAGACCTGTTTTTCATGTGTGTTTTTCCCCTGTGTTCTGTCAGGTTTACGACCCAACCCATATGGACCGGTGTACAGTGGGTCAAAAGCTGGTCTCATCATGTATTCACGTTCCATAGCGGTaagcacagagacacacattgCACTCATTATGTGTCCATAATTATGCCTTGATTATGTGTCCATAATTATCCCATATACAATCACAATTACTGCATACATGTTTACAGTACGCTTCGATCCAACGGGCGTACGTTTGGGTGCGCCTATTTAGTGTTAGAATCGGTTCTGATGTGTCCGTTTACCAGACCAAGGGAGGTAGCTCTTGTAATTCACCCAACATTGCTCAGCAGTCTGTGTGACTTGCTTGTGGCACCTGTTTGGCTGAAGCATTCCTGCTCATAAGTACTGTGACTACAGAGATTGTAGTACTTGTACGTTAACGGCGATTTGGCTAGTTTGACCGATCATAACAAAGTACATGACATGGTCCATGCGGCCTTTGCTATGGCCTACgtgtacgcacacacgcatgcacgcgcagcCTGACACGCAGGCggcaagcacacgcacacacacgcacacgcacacgcacacacacacgcacacacacgaacaaacaaacacaaatcagCCAGTTAAAAATGCAACTTCTACACTTTAAAACAATGCACACAGAAAACGCTGAGTTTAGGTCAGTCATCCACTCTAGCCTACCGGAACATATTGTCCTatagtcttcttcttcctcttctgcgttcatgggctgaaacttccacgtacactcgtgtgtgtgtttttagcaCGAATGGGCATTTACGTGTATGGCGGTGTTAACccaaccatttaggcagccatacgccggtTTTGGAGGAGTCCTATAGTCGACTCTCCTTGATTTTTTTCAGGCCAACCAAGAGTACACGAGTAACGGGGTGAGAGTGTGCACGCTGTGTCCATCCTTCGCAGACACGGCTCTCGTGGCCAACATCTCCAAGGGGACCACAACCAACACTGAGGCAGCACTCGCCTTGGTCAATCAAGTCGGCATCATGACGTAAGTGTCAACCTTAAGGCGGTTCTTCATTGAGCCCgtagttgacttcgcgaagtcgttttttttctttttccgaaaactcagtgctaaagcgtCGTGCGGCGAGcatcgcgaagtatacttcgcttcgcgtagtcgacttcgcccattAATTTTAAGGACAGGCGTTACGTCCTTCCTGAGTAgaaacgattcggctcaccacCTGAGATCCGGACATGCAGGCATTTACATGGAAACAAGTCCACTAGTCTACTTGGGCACATGTCAAAACTCATGTGTCTGCTTTCTAAAGTGAAGTGTTTCACTTTTGAAtgccctttctgtcaccagttttgaacacaatgttaaatacatgtagtggaaGCAAAACGTAGCACATTGTAAACACTGGTGTTCATTtgagtttgagtgtgtgtgtgtgtgtgtgtgtgtgtgtgtgtgtgtgtgtgtgtgtgtgtgtgtgtgtgtgcgtgtgtgcgagcgtgcgtgcattattggtgtgtgttgtgtttgcgtgtgtgtgtgtgtgtgtgtgtgtgtgtgtgtgtgtgtgtgtgtgtgtgtgtgtgtgtgtgtgtgtgtgtgtgtgcatctgtagGTCTGCGTTtctttgtgtatgtctgtgttttgtGTCCTGTCATGCATACAAAGTCCTTTACCCATGCTGATTTCGTTTCAGAGTGGAAGAGGTCGCAGACTGCCTGCACGAACTGGTGACAGACGATTCCAAGAACGGAGCTGTGCTCGCTGTCAGCAAACACCAGGGGAAGACCTATGTACCATTCTGAACGGCGTAGGGGAAAAAAGAACAATAACATTATTTTCAACTTCAGCTTGGGAGAGGGGAATAGTATCTTCAACTTCAGCTTTGAGAAGGgacacttttttttaaccatAATTATGAACCATTCGGAATGGCgtatggagagaaaaaacaagaacgCTATCTTCATCTTTATATTTTGGCAGGGAcacttttttaagacctgaatacCATTCTGAATGGTGAATGGAGAGAAAGAACCATAACGTCAtcttctatatctatatacggcttgtgtgtgtgtgtctgtctgtctgtctttctgtctgttcgctatgcacggccaaagttctcgatggatctgcttcaaatttggtgggcatattcaggtagaccccggacacaatctgctcgatgaaaattttcaacacgtgctctcagcgcgcagcgctgaaccgatttagttttttatggtttttctgtacatccattcccagtaactcttccttatcttctccagtgttttgcgcgtttatctcccttccttcgtgtggcgtcaatcgcgtacggtgcgccactcattCGGCGAAGCcaggtacccggcgaagccggcgtacggtgcgccactcacccggcgatgccgggtacccggctaagccgggtattcggctctacttcttccttCGCCGGGTATTCGCCGGGTATCGGTGCCCGGCGAAGCGGGTGATCATCTAGTCAGCTATATGTTCGGAAGGTACACTGTTTTAAGACCTGTGTACCATTCTGAATGACGCATTGAGAGAAATAACAATAACGTCATCTTCATCTGTGTATTTTGGCAGGGAAACTTTTTTAAGACCAGTGTACTATTCTGAATGACGCATTGAGAGCAATAACAATAACGTCATCTTCAGCGATATGTTTGAAAGGGGAaacttttttaagacctgtgtAGCATTCTGAATGATGCATTGAGAGAAAGAACAAGAACGTCATCTTCGTCTATACGATTGGGAAGGGACACTTTTGTGTAGACCTGTGTGCTATTCTGAACAGCGTAGGGGAAAGAACAAGAACGTTATATTCAACTATGTGTTTGGGAAGGGACACTTGTTTTGTAAGTCCTGTGTGCCATTCTGAGTGGCGTATGGAAATAAAGAACAAGAACGTTCTCTCCAACTATTTTTTGGAAAAAGGACTCTTTTTTTGTGAGACCTGCGTATCATTCTGAATGGTgtagggggaaaaaaacaagaacgttATCTTCCATTTCAGCTTGGGACAGGGACACTTTTGAACTCTTTTTTCTAAATGTCTCAAATTAAACTGTCtcggccccccgcgggttagggggagtcccatattggttgggacgagaaagaatttacccgatgctccccagaatgtcgtaagaggcgactaacggattctgtttttccttttacccttgttaagtgtttcttgtatagaatatagtccatttttgtaaagattttagtcaagcagtatgtaagaaatgttaagtcctttgtactggaaacttgcattctcccagtaaggtaatatattgtactacgttgcaagcccctggagcaaattttttattagtgcttttgtgaacaagaaacaattgacaagtggctctatcccatctcccccctttccctgtcgcgatataaccttcgtggttgaaaacgacgtaaaacaccaaataaagaaaagaaaactgtcTATCTAGGCTACCGTGTCAAAGATACTCTACTGCTATGCTAGCAGTATAACATCTTTGACGGTGTTGGGAACAGCAAAATGCTATAACAAAAATATATGAGCATTTATGGGAAATGTCAACATTTAAACCCTCTTAGCATGTGAACAAAATCTGTGTTGGTTACGAAGTGGGAATCTGCAAAATGACATGACCAAGTGTGACCATTTATGAACATTTGTAGAACATGATGTCAGCACTTAAAGGTTTTTTGCCTGTGGTttcttatttcattttattttaggCTACGGTGCTCTCAGCAGTGttggtgcacacacacacacacacgcgcgcgcacacacacacacacacacacacgcacacacacacacacaaacacacacacacacacacacacacacacacacacacacacacacacacacacacaccgaaactGCAAACACAACTATACACCCTTCCATACCATACACCCTCACCCCCAACacccgaacacacacatacccacaatctttctctcaaacacactcacacacacacacacacacacacacacacacacacacacacacacacacacacacacacacacacacacacacacacactcatgtgcGCGCATACAAATAAATACACGATAATGAACAAACAACCCAAACTAATGAAAACAAACGTCACGCGAACCTTTTGTGACTTTGTTTTCATTCTTGTCAAAAACATAACCACCTCAAGATGCAAGATCTGCATGTGCATCATGAAATGTATCATAAATCAAGTTGTGTATAATTCTGTAAAATAAACGATTGGTCGTTGtgtttattgttattattattactggtgatattttttttaatgaaaactgcATTATACTTTGTAGACGCTTTTCTCGGGCAGGATATCTTTTAATATACTATATTTTGCATTTCTTGTTtgcgagggatttattttaagTTTTGATCATTTCACACTTAAGTGAACAGAAACCTTAGAACGATTTATGTCATTATTattcatttatctatttatttgtttatgcatttatttatttatttgtttatgcatttatgtatttatttattttattatttaattGTTTATTTTTAATGTATAATTACTCATTtcttatgattaaaattatgtTTATTCATTGGTGATTTTTGTTATAAATTACTCAGTAAAATTAAATTATGCTATGTATTTATCTGTTTGTttacttgtgtttttttttttttaactgttgttgttttgacattgttGTGTAAAGTGGATCCCTATATAACTGTTGACAGTATCGTTTGTCCATTTGTAAATTTTTATAGACAGGAATGCTATTGTTATTGtactgttgttgattttgttgttgtattaacGTGGAGATTTTGTATGACTATATGTTTgtatatagatatataaatGATCTTAATTTATGAAACGAACGTGATGTTGAGTTGTAGCACTGTTGAGCTagtaaacgtgtgtgtgtgtgtgtgtgtgtgtgtgtgtgtgtgtgtgtgtgtgtgtgtgtgtgtatttggatgtgggtgtgtgtgtttgtgtaaaccCACACAATTCAATTTGTTACCATACTTGTCTGAACAAATGTATTCACCCCAAAAAGTGAGGTACCGTATCGTgatcccccccttttttttttacaatatttttgttcACGATATATATTCTTGGTCTTAATGTTCGGACATGACACCAAAATCAACATTTCAGTCAAAAGCCAAAAGTAAACTTTTTGTTGTATAGCCTGTATTAAAACTTCACACACAAATCTGTGTGACTTGGTCGGTGATGTAAGACGGTTATCTCACACACATCAATTAGGGAAGCTATCCTCCGATGACTTCCGTTTTACATGGACACCATGTAAACAAATTACGTTAACGTTGATATATGTTCCGTTAACCATCTGTGAGTGAAATCTAGTTATACAGAAACCCACTTGTCCCCTTGATGAACCTATTCCAAAAGACTATaggagaaacaaaattcaaGTCATGTCCCTCAAGTGTCAACAGTACTCACTGGGCATTGAagaagcaacgagtgtaaatatGATATAACACAGCAAGTCATGTAGTATTATGTTTATCCTGCAGACTGTACTTGCGTGACTTTTGCTCAAGTCCCGCAGTCTAAGCGCCCAAATTCAAGATGCGTTttatggaacctcgatctcttccaaagcatCGTGAACACCTTTGAGTCAAATGAAAACGACGTCAATATGGAAAGTATAGCAGGGGGCACAGCAAGTGCAAAAGTGTTCccagaatcaatcaatcaatcaatgagtcttatatcgcgcatattccgtgggtacagttctaggcgctctgcagtgatgccgtgtgagatgaaattttatacggccagtagattgcagccatttcggcgcatatttacctttcacggcctattattccaagtcacacgggtataggtagaaaattattaactgtgcctaagcaattttgccaggaaagacccttttgtcaatcgtgggatctttaacgtgcacacccaatgtagtgtacacggggggaggttcggacaccgaaaagagtctgcacacaaagttgactccgtgaaataaatttccgccgaacctgggatcgaactcacgctgacagcggccaactgaatacaaatccagcgcgctaccaactgagctatatccccgcccttgACGTTTGTCATCATGAGTAGTGGAAAAGGAGCTCCTTGCAGGTCTAATTTaaacacgacctcatttacatgatatacctACGTGTGAGTGTATGCTGTTGTTGACATAGAAGGTTTCTCACGTATGTCGGATAGAGATGTATcgtacatacgtgagagagaccactcatgagataacaatatcgtttaaaccacacgtgtgtatatcctGTAAATGaggtgtcaaactagtctggcagtgACCTGCTTTATTACTGTTAacgatgccaaagtcaccgagacaaacgtcattatagaaacacttTTGCGTCTGCCGTTTTCCCTGGAAGcgtttttagaactaacacgtcacgctacactttctaaAGTGACGTATCTTTGCTTTGAC carries:
- the LOC138966864 gene encoding 15-hydroxyprostaglandin dehydrogenase [NAD(+)]-like isoform X2: MKVDGKGALVTGGAQGLGKAFSKILLQNGAKVFFTDINEEVGKTTLTEFQQTYGQNNVRFFKADVTSTAQMKESFDMAKSWLGGLHVVVNNAGIGGEGDDMWEKLIDINLKGPIRCSRLAVDYMRRDKGGEGGVIVNIASTGGLRPNPYGPVYSGSKAGLIMYSRSIAANQEYTSNGVRVCTLCPSFADTALVANISKGTTTNTEAALALVNQVGIMTVEEVADCLHELVTDDSKNGAVLAVSKHQGKTYVPF
- the LOC138966864 gene encoding 15-hydroxyprostaglandin dehydrogenase [NAD(+)]-like isoform X1; this encodes MKVDGKGALVTGGAQGLGKAFSKILLQNGAKVFFTDINEEVGKTTLTEFQQTYGQNNVRFFKADVTSTAQMKESFDMAKSWLGGLHVVVNNAGIGGEGDDMWEKLIDINLKGPIRCSRLAVDYMRRDKGGEGGVIVNIASTGGLRPNPYGPVYSGSKAGLIMYSRSIAANQEYTSNGVRVCTLCPSFADTALVANISKGTTTNTEAALALVNQVGIMTVEEVADCLHELVTDDSKNGAVLAVSKHQGKTYVPF